One stretch of Natronobacterium texcoconense DNA includes these proteins:
- a CDS encoding group I intron-associated PD-(D/E)XK endonuclease produces MSESCPKSQGEKTEARLLSEFVCHDLAVLTPFGENHRYDCVIEKNDKYLRIQCKTGRYKDGKVIFSTKSTRPRRTGNSYDDYTDSIDYFAVYCWELESAYLIPIDDAASSEMVLRVEPPSNNQSKGINWADEYKLSDVLNTTLGT; encoded by the coding sequence ATGAGTGAAAGTTGCCCGAAGTCTCAGGGTGAAAAAACTGAAGCCCGGCTTCTTTCAGAGTTCGTGTGCCACGATCTAGCAGTGCTGACTCCATTTGGAGAGAACCACAGATATGATTGCGTCATTGAGAAGAACGATAAGTATCTCAGAATCCAGTGCAAAACTGGGCGGTACAAGGACGGGAAAGTTATCTTTAGCACGAAGAGCACACGCCCCAGAAGGACCGGAAATTCGTACGATGATTACACGGACTCCATAGACTACTTCGCAGTTTACTGCTGGGAGCTGGAATCAGCGTATTTGATCCCGATAGATGACGCGGCATCTTCAGAGATGGTCCTTCGCGTCGAGCCGCCCAGTAACAACCAGTCAAAGGGTATAAATTGGGCTGACGAATACAAGCTTAGTGACGTACTCAATACGACCTTGGGCACGTAG
- a CDS encoding class I SAM-dependent methyltransferase, with amino-acid sequence MDNSDDRYRDERARFYDASLEDAGRPDVEFYVDLAREADEPVLETTCGTGRIYLELLEGGVDADGFDLSAAALEVLRENAAERGLEPSVWRADLTSFEPDRRYGLVTCPFNAIQNLTTVGDQLAALQSVHEALAPGGRFVFDVFVPGFDVICETYGEWESREIEYCGETHEVRSRARIADEVEQQFTVETELYDPDGSLVFAEEDLLSMLPKRQVELLARHSPFESHSVTGDFTDEPLSDGHSIQVWSLQKADD; translated from the coding sequence ATGGACAACTCAGACGACCGCTATCGCGACGAACGCGCCCGGTTCTACGACGCGTCCCTCGAGGACGCGGGTCGGCCGGACGTCGAATTCTACGTCGATCTGGCTCGAGAGGCCGACGAGCCAGTTCTCGAGACGACCTGTGGCACCGGCCGGATCTACCTGGAACTCCTCGAGGGTGGCGTCGACGCCGACGGCTTCGATCTCTCGGCGGCGGCACTCGAGGTGTTGCGTGAGAACGCCGCGGAACGAGGTCTCGAGCCGTCGGTGTGGCGGGCGGACCTGACGTCGTTCGAGCCGGATCGCCGGTACGGGCTCGTGACGTGTCCGTTCAACGCAATTCAGAATCTAACGACGGTCGGCGACCAGTTAGCGGCATTGCAATCGGTCCACGAGGCGCTTGCACCCGGTGGCCGGTTCGTCTTCGACGTCTTCGTTCCGGGGTTCGACGTCATCTGTGAGACCTACGGCGAGTGGGAGTCCAGGGAGATCGAGTACTGCGGTGAGACTCACGAGGTCCGCTCCCGTGCGCGGATCGCCGACGAGGTCGAACAGCAGTTTACTGTCGAGACGGAACTGTACGATCCCGACGGATCGCTCGTATTTGCCGAGGAGGATCTACTCTCGATGCTTCCGAAGCGACAGGTCGAACTGCTCGCCCGTCACTCTCCGTTCGAATCACACTCGGTGACCGGCGACTTTACCGACGAACCGCTTTCGGACGGCCACTCGATTCAGGTCTGGTCGCTGCAGAAGGCCGACGACTAA
- a CDS encoding phosphoglucomutase/phosphomannomutase family protein: protein METISFGTDGWRATLEEFTTPRVRMVGQAVATYLADEGLEGPVVIGYDARETSRGFAEELARVLCANGFDVLLPERDRPTPLVAHAIVERDLAGGLAITASHNPPEYNGVKFIPSDGAPALPEVTDAIADRLAEPDPLPESEYGTVREVDLATPHADAVLERVASVTGNDEIADGELTVAYDAMHGSGRGTTDAVLERAGLAVDCLRCDRDPEFGGGAPEPAPENLEELIDRVTSGDADLGIANDGDADRIAIVTPDRGYLDENLFFAALYDYLLEDADGPAVRTVSTTYLIDRVAEAHGESVREVPVGFKWVAEAMADGDALVGGEESGGFTIRGHVREKDGVLMAVLAAAMHAEEPLDERVDRLLEEHGTVVQDKISVACPDHEKARVIDDLGDEIPDAVAGTEVETVNTDDGFKLLLSDGSWLLVRPSGTEPVLRVYAEATDEQRVGELLEAGEELVEPLV, encoded by the coding sequence ATGGAGACGATCAGTTTCGGTACCGACGGCTGGCGGGCGACGTTGGAGGAGTTTACGACCCCACGGGTTCGGATGGTAGGGCAGGCGGTGGCGACCTACCTCGCCGACGAGGGACTCGAGGGGCCCGTCGTCATCGGCTACGACGCGAGAGAGACCTCTCGCGGGTTCGCGGAGGAACTCGCCCGCGTGCTGTGTGCGAACGGGTTCGACGTCCTGCTGCCCGAGCGCGACCGACCGACGCCGCTTGTCGCTCACGCAATCGTCGAACGCGACCTCGCAGGCGGCCTCGCGATCACGGCCTCGCACAACCCGCCGGAGTACAACGGCGTGAAGTTCATTCCCAGCGATGGCGCGCCGGCCTTGCCAGAAGTGACCGACGCTATCGCCGATCGACTCGCCGAACCCGACCCACTCCCGGAGAGCGAGTACGGAACCGTCCGAGAGGTCGACCTCGCGACGCCACACGCCGACGCGGTCCTCGAGCGCGTCGCCTCGGTGACCGGCAACGACGAGATTGCCGACGGCGAACTCACCGTCGCCTACGACGCCATGCACGGCAGCGGCCGCGGGACGACCGACGCTGTCCTCGAGCGCGCCGGCCTCGCGGTCGACTGCCTGCGCTGTGACCGTGATCCCGAGTTCGGCGGCGGTGCACCCGAACCCGCGCCGGAGAACCTCGAGGAACTGATCGACCGCGTCACGAGCGGCGACGCGGACCTGGGGATCGCCAACGACGGCGACGCCGACCGGATCGCGATCGTCACGCCCGATCGAGGATACCTCGACGAGAACCTCTTTTTCGCCGCGCTGTACGACTACCTGCTCGAGGACGCCGACGGGCCCGCGGTCCGAACCGTGTCGACGACCTACCTGATCGACCGCGTCGCCGAGGCCCACGGCGAGTCGGTCCGAGAGGTCCCGGTCGGCTTCAAGTGGGTCGCCGAGGCGATGGCAGACGGCGACGCCTTAGTCGGCGGCGAGGAGTCCGGCGGGTTCACGATCCGTGGCCACGTCCGCGAGAAAGACGGCGTCCTGATGGCCGTGCTCGCGGCCGCGATGCACGCCGAAGAACCGCTCGACGAACGGGTCGATCGACTGCTCGAGGAACACGGAACAGTCGTCCAGGACAAGATCAGCGTCGCCTGTCCCGATCACGAGAAAGCGCGGGTGATCGACGACCTGGGCGACGAAATCCCGGACGCAGTCGCCGGAACAGAGGTCGAGACCGTCAACACCGACGACGGGTTCAAACTCCTGCTTTCCGACGGCTCGTGGCTGCTCGTCCGTCCGAGCGGGACCGAACCCGTCCTGCGAGTCTACGCCGAGGCGACCGACGAACAGCGAGTTGGAGAGTTGCTCGAGGCCGGCGAAGAACTGGTCGAACCGCTGGTCTAG
- a CDS encoding complex I subunit 1/NuoH family protein, with translation MSSNTVLAERIGELLGLGDGLLAALVAAAFVATLILVNAGLVVWAKRKTTAAFTDRIAVTHLGPGGILIIVADAVRLLSKENIIPEAADRPAYDLAPLIVVFSALLGFAVIPMGSGIQIADPEVGLAFVFAISSLGSLGLVMAGYSSGNKFSLLGSLRAVATSIAYEIPLVVTGLSVVLFAGTLRTSHIVDAQSGELVALAGVAIPSWYAFVNPFAFVLFLAAMTAEVGRNPFDMAEAPSELVAGYQTEYSSVYFTLIYMGEFVHIFLGGAIVTTVFLGGPAGPGPAELGIVWFLAKIWAVFLFTQWLRSAVPRLRIDQFIEIGWKGLLVLSFGNLFVTAVIVGVLAG, from the coding sequence ATGAGCAGTAACACGGTACTCGCCGAGCGGATCGGTGAACTGCTCGGACTCGGCGACGGATTACTGGCGGCGCTCGTCGCGGCCGCCTTCGTCGCGACGCTGATACTGGTAAACGCCGGGCTGGTCGTCTGGGCGAAACGAAAGACGACCGCCGCCTTCACGGACCGGATCGCGGTCACTCACCTCGGGCCGGGCGGCATACTGATCATCGTCGCCGACGCAGTCCGACTGCTCTCGAAGGAGAACATCATCCCCGAGGCGGCGGATCGACCGGCCTACGACCTTGCACCGCTGATCGTCGTCTTCTCGGCCCTGCTCGGATTCGCGGTGATTCCGATGGGGTCGGGAATACAGATCGCCGATCCAGAGGTCGGACTCGCGTTCGTCTTCGCGATCTCGAGTCTCGGCAGTCTCGGACTGGTGATGGCCGGCTACAGTTCCGGAAACAAGTTCTCACTGCTCGGAAGTCTTCGAGCGGTCGCCACGAGCATCGCCTACGAGATTCCGCTGGTCGTGACGGGGCTGTCGGTCGTCCTGTTCGCCGGCACGTTACGGACGAGTCACATCGTCGACGCCCAGTCCGGAGAACTGGTCGCGCTCGCCGGCGTCGCGATCCCGTCCTGGTACGCGTTCGTCAACCCGTTCGCGTTCGTGCTGTTTCTGGCGGCGATGACGGCGGAAGTTGGTCGAAACCCGTTCGACATGGCCGAAGCGCCGTCCGAACTCGTTGCCGGCTACCAGACCGAGTACTCGTCGGTGTACTTCACCCTGATATACATGGGCGAGTTCGTTCACATCTTCCTCGGCGGAGCCATCGTTACAACGGTCTTTCTCGGCGGTCCAGCCGGCCCCGGACCTGCGGAACTCGGAATCGTCTGGTTCCTCGCCAAGATCTGGGCCGTCTTCCTGTTCACCCAGTGGCTCCGGTCGGCCGTTCCGCGGCTTCGAATCGACCAGTTCATCGAAATCGGCTGGAAGGGGCTGCTCGTGCTCTCGTTCGGGAATCTCTTCGTTACCGCGGTGATCGTCGGGGTGCTCGCCGGGTGA
- a CDS encoding helix-turn-helix domain-containing protein, whose amino-acid sequence MRTIRIAITHTAATIHPIHALVCEHPDVHRELLLYFSLSDGYETAINYLEGDPDVYERALQDLEIDEYEVYPDGEDGCYSYLRDELDDYNKSLATAFRRDELAVVPPVEYLPDRRLLLTLVTTADEFQKITEEIPAEVSIDVLSIDSAPRAAGSTLTSTQRRAIETAWELGYYEIPRTADLEAVAAELDSAVSSVSDLLRRAHANLVAAELGVGD is encoded by the coding sequence ATGCGAACGATCCGGATCGCGATTACCCACACGGCGGCGACGATCCACCCGATCCACGCGCTCGTCTGCGAACATCCGGACGTCCACCGCGAACTACTCCTGTATTTCAGCCTCTCCGACGGCTACGAGACGGCCATCAACTATCTCGAGGGGGACCCGGACGTCTACGAGAGGGCTCTCCAGGACCTCGAGATCGACGAGTACGAGGTGTATCCCGACGGCGAAGACGGCTGCTACTCGTACCTGCGAGACGAACTGGACGACTACAACAAGAGTCTCGCGACGGCGTTTCGACGTGACGAACTCGCGGTCGTTCCGCCGGTCGAGTACCTCCCCGATCGGCGACTCCTCCTTACGCTCGTCACGACGGCAGACGAGTTTCAGAAGATTACCGAGGAGATACCGGCGGAGGTGTCGATCGACGTACTCTCGATCGATTCGGCCCCGCGAGCAGCCGGGTCGACGTTGACCAGTACGCAGCGTCGTGCGATCGAAACCGCCTGGGAACTCGGCTACTACGAGATTCCGCGAACCGCCGATCTGGAAGCCGTTGCGGCGGAACTCGACTCCGCGGTATCGAGCGTGTCGGATCTACTCCGGCGGGCACACGCCAACCTGGTGGCCGCGGAACTGGGCGTCGGCGACTGA
- a CDS encoding alpha/beta hydrolase, whose translation MSRRGGHQGEDPHGDQPLVSAGTPLSDADAAVVLVHGRGATARSIIGMADEIHQDGVAFLAPQAAANTWYPNSFLEPVEKNEPGRTSGLEAVENAIGEANDAGISTERVLVLGFSQGGCLASEFVARNPRRYGGLAALSGGLIGDELDDPEAYASEGSLEGTPAFLGCSDRDPHIPEERVHATADVLEELDADVTTHIYEGMGHGINRDELAFVSEMVGDLVDSETDD comes from the coding sequence ATGAGCCGACGCGGCGGTCACCAGGGCGAAGATCCCCACGGGGACCAGCCGCTGGTCTCGGCCGGCACGCCGCTTTCCGATGCCGACGCCGCCGTCGTCCTCGTCCACGGCCGCGGCGCGACCGCCCGCAGCATCATCGGGATGGCCGACGAGATCCACCAGGACGGCGTCGCCTTCCTCGCACCACAGGCCGCCGCCAACACCTGGTATCCGAACTCGTTTCTCGAACCCGTCGAGAAGAACGAGCCTGGTCGAACGTCGGGACTCGAGGCAGTCGAGAACGCCATCGGCGAGGCCAACGACGCGGGCATCTCGACCGAGCGCGTGCTGGTGCTGGGCTTCTCGCAGGGTGGCTGTCTCGCAAGCGAGTTCGTCGCCCGCAACCCGCGACGGTACGGCGGCCTCGCCGCCTTGAGCGGCGGTCTCATCGGCGACGAACTGGACGACCCCGAAGCGTACGCGAGCGAGGGGAGTCTCGAGGGAACCCCCGCCTTCCTCGGCTGTAGCGACCGCGACCCCCACATTCCCGAGGAACGAGTCCACGCGACGGCCGACGTGCTCGAGGAACTGGACGCCGACGTGACGACGCACATCTACGAGGGAATGGGTCACGGAATCAACCGGGACGAACTGGCGTTCGTCTCGGAGATGGTCGGCGACCTGGTCGATTCCGAGACGGACGACTGA